In the genome of Mucisphaera calidilacus, one region contains:
- a CDS encoding LacI family DNA-binding transcriptional regulator translates to MIGILSTDKPETRTHDQQMLDGLIATLGEAGYHLVFVRIRKGARGRDFADARFDGLVIDYHIESEELEMIHQAKLPAVIINAPATPGTLSVMPDHRLAGALAARHALQLGHRRLGFIQASGSEQIRWPNHMVNMWREGIDAELRDAGISGGIVDLSPQTDEIAGEGGYLSMLREVLSSEDRPTFLIGNNPYRTVECTLQQLASLGLSCPDDLSVLSMGDEGSLRWCQPTVSSIRLPYATLGKTAAQVLLRQIEEGASGQDEELILEEKPGLVVRDSTRRAPEQVRTAR, encoded by the coding sequence ATGATTGGCATTCTCAGCACCGACAAGCCCGAGACCCGGACGCATGATCAGCAGATGCTTGATGGCCTGATCGCGACCCTGGGCGAGGCGGGTTACCACCTCGTCTTCGTCCGAATCCGCAAGGGCGCACGCGGCCGCGATTTCGCGGACGCTCGTTTCGACGGGCTGGTGATCGATTACCACATCGAGAGCGAAGAGCTCGAGATGATCCATCAGGCGAAGCTGCCCGCGGTCATCATCAACGCCCCCGCGACGCCCGGCACGCTCTCGGTGATGCCGGATCACCGGCTGGCCGGTGCCCTGGCGGCTCGCCACGCTCTGCAACTCGGCCACCGGAGGCTGGGTTTTATTCAGGCATCCGGTTCGGAGCAGATCCGCTGGCCCAACCACATGGTCAACATGTGGCGCGAGGGCATCGACGCCGAACTGCGCGACGCGGGGATCAGCGGCGGCATCGTGGACCTCTCGCCGCAGACGGACGAGATTGCCGGCGAGGGGGGGTATCTCTCCATGCTCCGTGAGGTGTTGTCCAGCGAGGATCGGCCGACGTTCCTGATCGGCAACAACCCCTACCGCACCGTGGAGTGCACGCTCCAGCAGCTCGCGTCCCTCGGGCTCAGCTGCCCCGATGACCTCAGCGTGCTGTCGATGGGCGATGAAGGCTCGCTCCGGTGGTGCCAGCCGACCGTGTCAAGCATCCGGCTGCCCTACGCAACGCTCGGGAAGACGGCGGCTCAGGTCTTGCTCAGACAGATCGAGGAGGGTGCGTCGGGGCAGGACGAAGAATTGATTCTTGAAGAAAAGCCCGGGCTGGTCGTGCGGGATTCAACCCGCCGAGCACCCGAACAGGTCAGGACCGCTCGCTGA
- a CDS encoding DUF1559 family PulG-like putative transporter, which translates to MKTTGRAFTLIELLVVISIIALLIGILLPALGAARETARRAACMSNVRQLNVGCMTYAADHDDYVPYNSMGGAWGLTTGEMLTFDDLIAEYIGNAMPENIKRLPNLSFDPAQQYQAPILACPSDDIERYPDSSRDYGIRSYLMVTGTEDLESTSTTHKVFLGVAGSLWGPNTPGLRVWQGNLSSNIQSPSNTLMLSEQHNDLNVPGGNEGDSNWLRNPSWQYFNRRLSTSGPSNPVEHLPHGGGNIGDPLDQVNGNFAYAYADGHAKMQGARETYDDEAMKDTPILPYTNVGGDWTRKTGD; encoded by the coding sequence ATGAAAACCACAGGTCGTGCCTTCACGCTCATCGAGCTTCTTGTCGTTATCTCGATCATCGCGTTGCTGATCGGCATCCTCCTGCCGGCACTCGGCGCGGCACGCGAGACGGCTCGAAGGGCGGCGTGCATGAGCAACGTCCGCCAGCTCAACGTCGGCTGCATGACCTACGCCGCCGACCACGATGACTACGTCCCCTACAACTCGATGGGCGGTGCCTGGGGCCTGACCACCGGCGAGATGCTGACGTTCGACGACCTGATCGCCGAGTACATCGGCAACGCCATGCCCGAGAACATCAAGAGGCTGCCGAACCTCAGCTTCGATCCGGCACAGCAGTATCAGGCGCCGATCCTCGCCTGCCCGTCGGACGACATCGAGCGGTACCCCGACAGCAGCCGCGACTACGGCATCCGCAGCTACCTGATGGTGACCGGCACGGAGGACCTCGAATCAACGAGCACCACGCACAAGGTGTTCCTCGGCGTGGCGGGCAGCCTGTGGGGACCGAACACCCCGGGCCTGCGTGTCTGGCAGGGCAACCTCTCGTCCAACATCCAGTCTCCTTCCAACACCCTCATGCTCAGCGAGCAGCACAACGACCTCAACGTGCCCGGCGGAAACGAGGGCGACTCCAACTGGCTGCGCAACCCGAGCTGGCAGTACTTTAACCGCCGACTCTCCACCTCGGGGCCCTCGAACCCCGTGGAGCACCTGCCTCACGGTGGCGGGAACATCGGCGATCCGCTCGATCAGGTCAACGGCAACTTCGCCTATGCCTACGCCGATGGCCACGCCAAGATGCAGGGCGCCCGCGAGACCTACGACGACGAGGCGATGAAAGACACGCCCATCCTGCCCTACACCAACGTCGGCGGCGACTGGACCCGCAAGACAGGGGACTAA
- a CDS encoding dockerin type I domain-containing protein, giving the protein MALAFSVPAQAGLLYSFEDVAVGEMLNGDGVIVDTGSGITDGVQALRLAGSAGGYDKLGHIVLNDLVDTSVDITTFQADWAFDAVPGSAGGYNGLTLAMYNQTTATFRQIGGGGSDSNTVGEYIGSSSSTTTTVSYNLGPNDQAFLNSGLDAGDPIELGFYSNKAIGVVGDYTIDNLQFNGSLVGGPGQPVLLGSFEDATPGDQLGGTGFVVDSGPGITEGLQALRGTLTADNSYQKIGEISLPTPTNDVYSSFSVDWYHEFAGFSFGYLELIAAIFTEDGGFTQLSGAKTVGNPDAFIGFEDSQFTVEYELTEAQAAQLSAAQSVGLGATIEFFANKATDRGGILTVDNVIATLEEVDLIEGDINGDGSVDLLDLSILATNFQGTDTPYAREEGDLTGDGLVDLLDLSVLASNFNATAVPEPAGLALLGLTGVLISQRRNGIGA; this is encoded by the coding sequence GTGGCTCTCGCGTTCAGTGTCCCTGCTCAAGCGGGCCTGCTCTATTCTTTCGAGGACGTCGCCGTCGGAGAGATGCTCAATGGCGATGGCGTGATCGTGGACACCGGAAGCGGCATCACGGATGGCGTACAGGCCCTGCGGCTGGCCGGGTCGGCCGGCGGCTACGACAAGCTGGGGCACATCGTCTTGAATGATCTCGTCGACACCAGTGTTGATATCACGACGTTCCAGGCCGACTGGGCGTTCGATGCGGTACCGGGCAGCGCGGGCGGCTACAACGGCTTGACGCTCGCCATGTACAACCAGACCACCGCGACCTTCCGCCAGATCGGTGGCGGCGGGAGTGACAGCAACACCGTTGGCGAATACATCGGATCGAGTAGTTCCACAACCACCACCGTCAGCTACAACCTCGGCCCCAACGACCAGGCGTTCCTCAACAGCGGCCTGGACGCCGGAGACCCCATCGAACTCGGCTTCTACTCAAACAAAGCCATCGGAGTCGTCGGCGACTACACCATCGACAACCTGCAGTTCAACGGCTCACTCGTCGGCGGCCCGGGCCAGCCGGTCCTGCTGGGCTCGTTCGAGGACGCGACCCCGGGCGATCAGCTCGGAGGCACCGGTTTTGTGGTCGATTCAGGACCGGGTATCACCGAAGGCCTTCAGGCGCTGCGTGGCACACTCACGGCAGACAACAGCTACCAGAAGATCGGTGAGATCAGCCTGCCGACACCTACCAATGACGTCTACAGCTCATTCAGCGTCGACTGGTATCACGAGTTCGCCGGCTTCAGCTTTGGTTATCTCGAACTCATCGCGGCCATCTTCACCGAAGACGGCGGCTTCACCCAGCTCTCCGGGGCCAAGACCGTTGGCAATCCCGACGCATTCATCGGCTTCGAGGACAGCCAGTTCACGGTGGAGTACGAGCTGACCGAGGCGCAGGCGGCGCAGCTGTCGGCGGCTCAGTCGGTCGGTCTCGGAGCCACGATCGAGTTCTTCGCGAACAAGGCAACAGACCGAGGCGGCATCCTGACCGTCGACAACGTCATCGCCACGCTCGAGGAAGTCGACCTGATCGAGGGTGACATCAATGGCGACGGCTCGGTCGATCTGCTCGACCTTTCGATCCTGGCCACGAACTTCCAGGGCACGGACACCCCTTACGCACGCGAAGAGGGCGACCTCACCGGCGACGGGCTGGTTGACCTGCTCGACCTCTCCGTGCTGGCGTCGAACTTCAACGCAACAGCGGTTCCCGAGCCGGCCGGGCTGGCCCTGCTCGGCCTGACGGGCGTGCTGATCAGTCAGCGGCGCAACGGCATCGGGGCGTAA
- a CDS encoding endo-1,4-beta-xylanase: protein MAITASRGVVTTWLLVVMAVCLSAVQGVEAQPNPLPDDLIQQLGPDARLIIHGNRPDAFNGPGDTDHARMETVRVDGQPLHTAARIHVLRKTDPVWDASLTSPWTTAPIRKGDTLFGYIDIRAESEKESGGGQFTGWLQGNRSGWSGLRQVDGAPGGQWSRRYFTTVATRDYDKGEVNFVLHLGIIPQTVDVANILVWNLGPDADIASLPSSRLTYEGQEPDALWRVEAMQRIDRYRKSDLEVRVVDARGRGVAGAEVEVALERHAFGFGTFIGNGPVLQDSPDGERFRNTLHRYFNRITCPAYNAQTWGWPNPATANNYIRQIEWSRRDGYTTKAHPVLWSRFDWSPDAWVALRGDPPALRRAIEDYIRKTMTLLSELGVEEVDFFNEPDQFDEYNQVIRAQNLTADWFKLAHETAPNIRLGINEKRILSAGGRDTDKHDNYFATIQHLLDEGVPLRAIGFQGHMGEDFTPPTRLWTILDRFAAFGIPLHVTEFDVNTEDEQTQADYTRDFLLAMMAHPAVDSVTLWGFWGGDMWIPQAALWQKNWQPRPNGEAYIDLMTKTLNTHERLRTDTSGRVAARAFKGDYVVRVRVDEKRGEVRVRLGDEPGVVQVTVR, encoded by the coding sequence ATGGCGATCACGGCATCTCGTGGGGTAGTCACAACGTGGTTGTTGGTGGTGATGGCAGTCTGCCTGTCGGCGGTGCAGGGCGTGGAGGCCCAACCCAACCCGCTGCCCGATGACCTCATCCAACAGCTCGGGCCCGACGCCCGACTGATCATCCACGGCAACCGGCCCGACGCGTTCAACGGCCCCGGCGACACCGACCACGCCCGCATGGAAACCGTCCGCGTCGACGGCCAGCCCTTACACACCGCCGCACGCATCCACGTCCTCCGCAAGACCGACCCGGTCTGGGACGCCTCGCTGACCTCGCCATGGACCACCGCACCGATCAGGAAGGGCGACACCCTCTTCGGCTACATCGACATCCGCGCCGAATCCGAGAAAGAGTCCGGCGGGGGCCAGTTCACCGGGTGGCTCCAGGGCAACCGCTCCGGATGGTCCGGACTCAGACAGGTCGACGGTGCCCCGGGCGGCCAATGGTCACGACGCTACTTCACGACCGTCGCCACCCGCGACTACGACAAGGGTGAAGTCAACTTTGTCCTCCACCTCGGCATCATCCCCCAGACTGTCGACGTCGCCAATATCCTCGTCTGGAACCTCGGGCCCGACGCCGATATCGCCAGCCTACCGAGCAGCCGGCTGACCTACGAGGGCCAGGAACCCGACGCCCTCTGGCGGGTCGAAGCGATGCAACGCATTGATCGCTACCGCAAGTCGGACCTGGAGGTACGCGTGGTCGATGCGCGCGGACGCGGCGTGGCAGGAGCGGAGGTCGAGGTGGCACTCGAACGACACGCCTTCGGCTTCGGCACCTTCATCGGCAACGGTCCCGTGCTTCAGGACAGCCCCGACGGCGAACGCTTCCGCAACACCCTCCATCGCTACTTCAACCGTATCACCTGCCCCGCCTACAACGCCCAGACATGGGGCTGGCCAAACCCGGCCACCGCCAACAACTACATCAGGCAGATCGAGTGGTCCCGGCGGGACGGCTACACGACCAAGGCACACCCCGTGCTCTGGTCACGCTTCGACTGGTCACCCGACGCCTGGGTCGCCCTCCGTGGCGACCCGCCAGCCCTCCGGCGAGCCATCGAGGACTACATCCGCAAGACAATGACCCTGCTGAGCGAACTCGGCGTTGAAGAGGTGGATTTCTTCAACGAGCCCGACCAGTTCGACGAGTACAACCAGGTCATCCGCGCCCAAAACCTCACGGCAGACTGGTTCAAGCTCGCCCACGAGACCGCACCCAACATCCGCCTCGGCATCAACGAAAAACGCATCCTCTCCGCAGGCGGACGCGACACCGACAAGCACGACAACTACTTCGCCACCATCCAGCACCTCCTCGACGAGGGCGTGCCGCTGCGCGCCATCGGCTTTCAGGGGCACATGGGCGAGGACTTCACCCCGCCGACACGGCTCTGGACGATCCTCGACCGGTTCGCCGCCTTCGGCATCCCCCTCCACGTCACCGAGTTCGACGTCAACACCGAAGACGAGCAAACCCAGGCCGACTACACACGCGACTTCCTCCTCGCCATGATGGCCCACCCCGCCGTCGACTCCGTCACCCTCTGGGGATTCTGGGGCGGCGATATGTGGATCCCCCAGGCCGCACTCTGGCAGAAAAACTGGCAGCCGCGCCCGAACGGCGAGGCTTACATCGACTTGATGACCAAGACACTGAACACCCACGAGCGTCTGCGCACGGACACGTCGGGGCGTGTGGCGGCACGCGCGTTCAAGGGAGACTACGTGGTGCGTGTCCGTGTCGACGAGAAGCGTGGCGAGGTCCGGGTGCGGCTGGGTGACGAGCCGGGTGTCGTGCAGGTGACGGTCCGTTAG